In a genomic window of Spirochaetales bacterium:
- a CDS encoding purine-nucleoside phosphorylase: MASIKRKCSTTVEVGIILGSGLGEFVDAIGGTVIPFPAIAGFPVSRIRGHRRTLKIANGLAVFAGRFHLYEGIDMDDVVLPVFILRALGVHTIIVTNAAGGINPSFCPGDLVLIRDHINLMGTNPLIGPHFEELGLRFPDMSDAYSRELRENVRKCGSCDLKEGVYAALSGPTYETRAEVRMLRLLGADMVGMSTVPEVIAASFLGMSVLGISCISNMAAGIERKHISHDDVLAAGKKAGKNFCRLVFSFIENLGINPV, encoded by the coding sequence GTGGCTTCGATAAAAAGAAAATGCAGTACGACCGTCGAAGTCGGTATCATCCTGGGGTCGGGATTGGGAGAGTTCGTCGACGCTATCGGGGGAACGGTCATCCCCTTCCCGGCGATCGCCGGTTTTCCGGTTTCCCGCATCCGGGGCCATCGCCGCACGCTAAAAATCGCGAACGGCCTTGCGGTATTTGCAGGAAGATTTCACCTTTATGAGGGAATCGATATGGATGATGTCGTCCTCCCGGTTTTTATTCTCCGTGCACTCGGTGTTCATACGATAATTGTGACCAACGCGGCGGGGGGGATAAATCCTTCTTTTTGTCCCGGAGACCTCGTTCTTATCAGGGATCATATCAATCTGATGGGGACAAATCCGCTGATCGGTCCGCACTTCGAGGAATTGGGTCTGAGGTTTCCCGATATGAGTGATGCTTACAGTAGAGAATTGAGAGAAAACGTCAGGAAATGCGGCAGCTGTGATTTGAAAGAAGGTGTCTATGCCGCGCTTTCGGGACCCACCTACGAAACACGGGCGGAAGTTCGTATGCTGCGTCTTCTTGGGGCCGATATGGTGGGGATGTCGACCGTCCCCGAGGTCATCGCGGCTTCCTTTCTTGGCATGTCCGTTCTCGGTATTTCCTGTATCTCGAATATGGCGGCCGGCATCGAGCGAAAACATATATCGCATGACGATGTCCTTGCGGCCGGGAAGAAAGCCGGGAAGAACTTCTGCCGTCTTGTTTTTTCGTTTATCGAAAACCTTGGAATCAATCCTGTATGA
- a CDS encoding RNA polymerase sigma factor RpoD/SigA yields MKKKRDKEEENVISIYLKEINTVPLLSHEEEDYYARKAAEGDVEARKKLILANLRFVVNVAKRYQNQGLPLMDLISEGNIGLMNAIKRYDADRGYHFISYAVWWIRQSILKAICEKSRMIKLPLNKANELVQIEKARKELCKMTGKEPEVKDIARFLDMNEEHVAKLINISRELISLETPVYVEKDSLLLREYIESEHYQAPDTLLIEKSLQEEINHVLSTLSAKEARVIECRFGLNGKKPMSLKQIGEIFKLSKERIRQIEKKALKRLKHPSRSDYLKIYLTE; encoded by the coding sequence ATGAAGAAGAAGAGAGACAAAGAAGAGGAAAATGTAATCTCTATATATTTGAAGGAAATCAATACCGTTCCCCTTCTTTCGCATGAAGAAGAAGATTATTATGCAAGAAAAGCCGCGGAAGGGGATGTCGAGGCAAGAAAAAAACTCATCCTTGCCAATCTTCGCTTTGTCGTCAATGTCGCCAAACGATACCAGAATCAGGGACTTCCCCTTATGGATCTTATCAGTGAGGGAAATATCGGTCTTATGAACGCCATCAAACGCTATGACGCGGACAGGGGATACCACTTCATTTCATACGCGGTCTGGTGGATCAGGCAGAGTATTTTGAAGGCGATCTGTGAAAAATCGAGGATGATTAAGCTTCCACTCAACAAGGCGAATGAACTCGTGCAAATTGAAAAGGCACGAAAGGAACTCTGTAAAATGACCGGTAAGGAACCCGAGGTGAAAGATATCGCGCGGTTTCTGGATATGAACGAGGAACATGTGGCGAAACTGATCAACATTTCGCGTGAACTTATCTCTCTCGAAACCCCTGTGTATGTTGAAAAGGATTCGCTTCTTCTTCGCGAGTATATCGAAAGCGAGCATTATCAGGCCCCCGATACGCTTCTGATAGAGAAATCGCTTCAAGAGGAAATTAATCATGTTTTGAGCACCCTTTCGGCAAAAGAGGCGAGGGTGATCGAGTGCCGGTTCGGCCTTAACGGAAAAAAACCGATGTCCCTCAAGCAGATCGGGGAGATATTCAAGCTTTCCAAGGAACGAATACGGCAGATTGAAAAAAAGGCATT
- a CDS encoding RNA polymerase sigma factor RpoD/SigA: MNTIPRKPQKKVKIKTRRKDADNILAIYLKEINKIELLTREEEKNYAIRASKGDIEAKEKLIKANLRFVVNVAKQYQSQGLPLEDLISEGNIGLINAIEKFDVSKGYHFISYAVWWIRQRILKAISEKSRMIRLPMNRIYEISKIERVKDDLQNKKGLKTKISEIAQQLNMEKGLVEELLNISREMLSLDTPVFIEADATPLKDFVEDKTYKTPSEQIIDSSLRFEINNILHTLSQKEAEIIEYRFGLNGKMPSSLREIGNMFNLTKERIRQIEKRALDRLKSNDEIQLLKNYLS; this comes from the coding sequence ATGAACACGATACCAAGAAAGCCACAGAAAAAGGTAAAAATAAAAACAAGACGGAAAGATGCCGATAACATACTGGCGATATATTTGAAAGAGATCAACAAAATCGAACTCCTCACCAGGGAAGAAGAGAAAAATTATGCTATTCGCGCTTCAAAAGGAGATATTGAAGCAAAAGAGAAACTGATAAAGGCGAACCTTCGCTTTGTGGTGAATGTAGCAAAACAGTATCAAAGCCAGGGGCTTCCGCTTGAAGATCTGATAAGCGAGGGTAATATCGGTCTCATCAACGCTATCGAGAAGTTCGACGTAAGCAAAGGCTATCATTTTATATCGTACGCGGTATGGTGGATACGGCAGCGAATCCTGAAGGCAATAAGCGAAAAAAGCAGGATGATCAGACTTCCCATGAACAGAATTTATGAAATATCGAAAATTGAACGGGTAAAGGACGATCTGCAGAACAAGAAGGGCTTGAAGACGAAGATCAGCGAAATAGCCCAGCAGCTTAATATGGAAAAGGGACTTGTCGAAGAACTCCTCAATATTTCGAGGGAGATGCTTTCTCTAGACACACCTGTTTTTATCGAAGCCGATGCAACACCCCTCAAGGATTTCGTGGAAGACAAGACGTATAAGACACCGTCGGAACAGATAATCGACAGTTCGCTTCGTTTCGAAATCAACAATATCCTCCACACCCTTTCCCAAAAGGAAGCGGAGATCATCGAGTATCGCTTTGGATTGAACGGAAAGATGCCCTCATCATTAAGGGAAATAGGCAATATGTTCAATCTGACAAAAGAACGTATTCGCCAGATCGAAAAGCGGGCACTGGACCGGTTGAAAAGTAACGATGAAATACAACTCCTCAAGAATTACCTTTCCTGA
- a CDS encoding DEAD/DEAH box helicase, whose translation MKTRERLTHSVIERLAAAIEDARGNELFVVGSLDNDRLVFDIKVAARGDDSSVPALGSYIEKGDVVIHNHPSGNLTPSGADLSIASRLGDQGIGFYIIDNTLSEVYVVAEPIVPERQTPLDTAALAAVLLPGGGLSAVSDQYEERPTQVDMLRAICEAFNQDEICIAEAGTGVGKSFAYLVPVIDWVSKNTERVVVSTATINLQQQLIEKDIPLVKKILGVDPKTVLVKGRGNYVCLNRLNEAVGEFSLFEETTDELKSIHEWALTSETGSKSDISFYPRPEVWSRICSEADLCSGLWCKYREGCFVLKAKREAASARLLVANHHLLFSDLSVRMAGIGFEGTAVLPPFHRIVFDEAHNIEESATSFFSRSLTKFSLFKHCGRFHRKKKGRSFGLIYGIAAKIKEKSLIETIPRMIEDIYTQMLLVEHGCLALLGESTELRIRDNEDRQLKEFFLDPLVDLQFKIVDLASVLDNILTEFENAEGDKNLLFESKAQVTRLLEISGLCERFKNIASDTGYIYWIQRSKSFSGDFYIKAIVTPLHIAPLMKEAIYEPYSTVVSTSATLAVNNSFSYWKSRVGLHDIEVMEECFLSPFNYCEQVLLGVPTDAPMPDEEGFQGYVSGFIHDVIGCSGGKALVLFTSYSMLNRTYAEIVPMLREKGICVLKQGDDDRARLLSRFKRDIESVLFATDSFWEGIDTPGDALELLVLCRLPFRVPTGPVVKARMEEIEKNGGNPFFEYSLPEAVIKFRQGFGRLMRRRSDRGVVIVLDSRLVKKSYGPIFLKSLPHTPAIIDSGVRVLEGVADFYASIRK comes from the coding sequence ATGAAAACACGCGAACGGTTGACGCATTCGGTTATCGAGAGGCTTGCCGCCGCGATCGAAGATGCGCGCGGAAATGAATTGTTCGTCGTCGGGTCCCTCGATAACGATCGCCTGGTTTTTGATATCAAGGTCGCGGCACGGGGAGACGATTCTTCGGTGCCCGCACTTGGTTCCTATATCGAAAAAGGGGATGTGGTAATCCATAATCATCCTTCGGGGAACCTTACGCCGAGCGGTGCCGATCTTTCTATTGCGTCCCGGCTCGGCGATCAGGGGATAGGATTCTATATCATCGATAACACATTGAGTGAGGTGTATGTCGTCGCGGAGCCAATCGTCCCGGAGAGACAGACACCCCTCGATACCGCGGCACTTGCCGCCGTTCTCCTGCCGGGGGGCGGCCTCAGCGCCGTGTCGGATCAATATGAAGAACGACCCACACAGGTCGATATGCTCCGGGCAATTTGTGAGGCATTCAATCAGGATGAAATCTGCATCGCGGAAGCCGGTACGGGTGTCGGTAAATCCTTCGCGTACCTTGTTCCCGTCATCGACTGGGTATCCAAAAACACCGAACGTGTCGTTGTATCGACGGCGACGATTAACCTGCAACAGCAACTGATCGAAAAAGATATTCCCCTTGTGAAAAAGATACTGGGTGTGGATCCGAAAACGGTCCTTGTCAAGGGAAGGGGTAATTACGTCTGCCTGAATCGGCTGAACGAAGCAGTCGGGGAGTTTTCTCTTTTTGAGGAAACGACGGATGAACTCAAAAGCATCCATGAATGGGCGCTTACTTCGGAAACGGGCTCAAAAAGCGATATCTCATTTTATCCCCGGCCGGAGGTGTGGTCACGAATTTGTTCTGAGGCCGATCTTTGTTCGGGGTTATGGTGCAAATACAGGGAAGGTTGTTTTGTGTTGAAAGCGAAACGTGAAGCCGCATCTGCCCGGCTTCTGGTTGCAAATCATCATCTTCTTTTTTCCGATCTTTCCGTCCGTATGGCAGGTATCGGCTTCGAGGGGACGGCGGTGCTGCCCCCGTTTCACCGGATTGTTTTTGACGAGGCGCATAACATCGAAGAAAGCGCGACCTCTTTCTTTTCAAGGAGTCTGACCAAATTTTCCCTTTTTAAGCATTGCGGGAGGTTTCATCGGAAAAAGAAAGGCCGTTCCTTCGGGCTTATTTACGGTATTGCGGCGAAGATAAAGGAGAAAAGTCTGATTGAAACAATCCCCCGAATGATCGAGGATATATATACGCAAATGCTTCTGGTCGAGCACGGCTGCCTCGCGCTTTTAGGTGAATCGACGGAATTGAGGATCAGAGACAACGAAGACCGGCAACTGAAAGAGTTTTTTCTGGATCCGCTTGTAGACCTCCAGTTCAAGATTGTCGATCTCGCCTCAGTACTCGACAATATTCTTACGGAGTTTGAAAACGCGGAAGGCGACAAGAACCTTCTTTTCGAGAGTAAGGCACAGGTGACGAGGCTACTGGAAATATCGGGGCTGTGCGAACGTTTCAAGAACATCGCATCCGATACCGGCTACATATACTGGATTCAGCGTTCGAAGTCTTTTTCAGGTGATTTTTATATAAAGGCCATCGTGACGCCGCTTCATATCGCGCCGTTAATGAAAGAAGCGATTTATGAACCATACAGTACGGTTGTTTCAACATCAGCAACGCTCGCGGTCAATAATTCCTTTTCGTACTGGAAGTCAAGGGTGGGACTCCATGATATCGAGGTGATGGAAGAATGCTTTCTTTCCCCTTTCAATTATTGTGAACAGGTCCTGCTCGGGGTTCCGACGGACGCACCAATGCCCGATGAGGAAGGATTTCAGGGCTATGTGTCCGGATTTATACATGATGTTATCGGATGTTCGGGCGGGAAGGCACTGGTGCTGTTCACCTCATACTCGATGCTCAACCGGACATATGCCGAAATTGTGCCGATGCTTCGGGAGAAGGGTATATGCGTATTGAAACAGGGCGATGATGACAGGGCACGCCTCCTTTCGAGGTTCAAGCGGGATATCGAAAGTGTCCTTTTCGCAACGGATTCCTTCTGGGAGGGAATTGATACGCCCGGAGATGCACTCGAACTGCTTGTGCTGTGCAGGCTGCCGTTTCGGGTTCCGACAGGTCCCGTTGTGAAGGCTCGAATGGAAGAAATCGAGAAAAACGGGGGAAATCCCTTTTTCGAATATTCCCTCCCGGAAGCGGTGATAAAATTCCGGCAGGGTTTCGGACGGCTCATGAGGCGAAGAAGCGACAGGGGTGTCGTCATTGTCCTGGATTCCCGCCTCGTAAAGAAAAGCTATGGACCTATATTTCTGAAATCACTCCCTCATACACCCGCAATCATCGATTCGGGGGTTCGGGTCCTTGAAGGTGTCGCGGACTTCTACGCTTCTATAAGAAAGTGA